One Ureaplasma urealyticum serovar 8 str. ATCC 27618 genomic window carries:
- the smpB gene encoding SsrA-binding protein SmpB, translated as MIVSNKHARRNYELLEFFECGIVLKGTEVKSISRANCSINEAYVQIVKNEALILNMHVASFFEGNNFNQDPYRNRKLLLHKKEIIKLQHLVQTQRMTIVPTKIYWKNNKLKVEIALAKGKQLHDKREDLKKRDLARESRLF; from the coding sequence ATGATAGTATCAAATAAACATGCGCGTCGAAATTATGAGTTGCTAGAATTTTTTGAGTGTGGAATTGTTTTAAAAGGAACTGAAGTTAAATCAATTTCACGTGCTAATTGTTCAATTAATGAAGCCTATGTGCAAATAGTTAAAAATGAAGCTTTAATTTTAAATATGCACGTTGCTAGTTTTTTTGAAGGTAATAACTTTAATCAAGACCCTTATCGAAATCGTAAATTATTATTGCATAAAAAAGAAATTATTAAGCTTCAACATTTAGTACAAACACAACGAATGACAATTGTACCAACTAAAATTTATTGAAAAAATAATAAATTAAAAGTTGAAATTGCCTTGGCAAAAGGAAAACAACTTCATGATAAACGTGAAGATTTAAAAAAAAGAGACTTAGCGCGAGAATCGCGCTTATTTTAA
- a CDS encoding MnuA family membrane nuclease yields the protein MKKSKFKIIGFSVFGVILTSALIPFLITCSKQNDQKTKINSQKQKTNTDLEAKSVNFDLKNNVFDKDISKFVLNFNTNKESNLQVVATFDVFDKNNKLLKTIKSNKVNLVSKKFVFDNLDENVKYQLKQIDFYDPKDLNKVIYTKNDLAFNFETKIDDSVARTVELIIINGLNGFVDEQVIPDYSKRTSYLKAPGLIRILNEINKIKKERGANNVAVVMGGNNYYENNKSSLTRAQYTAAALKFLNPIATSIANTDLNWGYDLVDEKTKHFKEYIKTLYNNDGILSVNSYLKSGEQTIAMANNSKIINFNGFKLGLVGAMSNLVNFGSNINLTKDIKWFSNEQTANLINAEAKNLKNQGVQNIVLLSSFLADKSKENNSLVSDQKSFYKEAARMSKLLDSNINLMTASNPYKSFNIITNNKDNQPLTVVQSKPTSGFVRYMISLNPYNRILKTETKLVDKLSTSGDEKGYNYTTHQDLLDPQKNPDFNDNLVALNNFINNYKDHEYEQLAQKILIKNDKNVELYSSTYTLSSLGGFISDILAKYYQAPFYNKQTHAFEFKQTQAVILAPNAIRSLISAKPIKLENLNQILPFNDTLVSGEISVKDLKKFLINSHRTQHYNEPYQFSDTLKVEYEEQVKTNKPKKKTTKKQKQTSDQKLDDVVLSNPKTIIKISLKNADGTYTELNDNQKITISVMDSILKYNKGFKEAILNKTYADQTNIRDLLRAYLQKETQIDEKYNQKTFFKNDQRFINKNQANPTSTPVYNHINESINNKQANHLRIGHWNVLHQTGLNDAKNYALAKTILFNKYDIIGLTEIWPAQGDNQEQNNLPVASIVKYMNQLSGSNDYDFVISDNLKGDENDKLATNNHTSTERIGIIYNKKKANPIAFADNKIGHVYSNPLEDGKYEKQQTNYSRPPYAIKFASVGEIKNDFTLVFAHLDSPGTYPSETKYQKKEHLLKRTELVKEKAISSNQMINKYEQGSREVDDAERLVKVMEEIKKIDNNKDDDYFFMGDTNIRLHNQQWVFRTFIQNGYSSVFADNDLFKSSLSGNPGEFANSYDKIFSQVNGLTISNPSIYDLWNAYEDQIVDQVWLKKVRALNPHEFHDKLFYIRNDISDHAPTYFDLGLNKDDSK from the coding sequence ATGAAAAAAAGTAAATTTAAAATTATAGGTTTTAGTGTTTTTGGTGTTATTTTAACTAGTGCATTGATTCCTTTTTTAATAACATGTTCAAAACAAAATGATCAAAAAACAAAGATTAATTCTCAAAAACAAAAAACTAATACAGATCTTGAAGCTAAAAGTGTTAATTTTGATTTAAAAAATAATGTTTTTGATAAGGATATATCAAAATTTGTATTAAATTTTAATACTAATAAAGAGAGTAATTTACAGGTCGTAGCCACATTTGATGTTTTTGATAAAAATAATAAATTATTAAAAACTATTAAATCAAATAAGGTTAATTTAGTGAGTAAAAAATTTGTTTTTGATAACTTAGATGAAAATGTTAAATATCAATTAAAACAAATTGATTTTTATGATCCAAAAGATCTTAATAAAGTTATTTATACAAAAAATGATCTAGCATTTAATTTTGAAACAAAAATCGATGATAGTGTTGCAAGAACAGTAGAATTAATCATTATTAATGGATTAAATGGTTTTGTAGATGAACAAGTTATACCAGATTATAGCAAACGAACTTCATACTTAAAAGCACCAGGCTTAATTAGAATATTAAATGAAATTAATAAAATTAAAAAAGAACGTGGTGCTAACAATGTTGCTGTTGTTATGGGTGGTAATAACTATTATGAAAATAATAAATCATCACTAACGAGAGCACAATATACAGCAGCAGCTTTAAAATTCTTAAATCCTATTGCTACTAGTATTGCAAATACTGATTTAAATTGAGGTTATGATTTAGTTGATGAAAAAACTAAACACTTTAAAGAATATATTAAAACTTTATATAACAACGATGGAATTTTATCTGTTAACTCTTATTTAAAAAGTGGCGAACAAACTATTGCAATGGCAAATAATTCAAAAATCATTAATTTTAATGGTTTTAAATTAGGTTTAGTTGGAGCTATGAGTAATTTAGTTAACTTTGGCTCTAATATTAATTTAACAAAAGACATTAAATGATTTAGCAATGAACAAACTGCTAATTTAATTAATGCTGAAGCTAAAAACCTTAAAAATCAAGGGGTACAAAATATTGTTTTATTATCAAGTTTTTTAGCTGATAAATCAAAAGAAAATAATAGTTTAGTCAGTGATCAAAAATCATTTTATAAAGAAGCAGCTCGTATGAGTAAATTATTAGATAGCAATATTAATTTAATGACAGCATCTAATCCTTATAAATCATTTAATATTATTACTAACAACAAAGACAATCAACCTCTAACTGTTGTTCAATCAAAACCAACTAGTGGTTTTGTACGTTATATGATTAGCTTAAATCCTTATAATCGTATTTTAAAAACTGAAACTAAACTAGTTGATAAACTATCAACGAGTGGGGATGAAAAAGGTTATAACTACACAACACATCAAGATTTATTAGATCCTCAAAAAAATCCTGATTTTAACGATAACTTAGTTGCATTAAATAATTTTATTAATAACTATAAAGATCATGAATATGAACAATTAGCACAAAAAATATTAATTAAAAATGATAAAAATGTGGAATTATATTCATCAACATATACATTAAGTTCTTTAGGTGGATTTATAAGTGATATATTAGCAAAATACTATCAAGCGCCTTTTTATAACAAGCAAACACATGCTTTTGAATTCAAACAAACACAAGCTGTTATTTTAGCACCTAATGCTATTCGTTCATTAATCTCTGCAAAACCTATTAAATTAGAAAACTTAAACCAAATTCTACCTTTTAATGACACATTAGTATCAGGAGAAATAAGTGTTAAAGATCTTAAAAAATTCTTAATTAATAGTCATAGAACCCAACATTATAATGAGCCATATCAATTTAGTGATACTTTAAAAGTTGAATACGAAGAACAAGTAAAAACTAATAAACCAAAAAAGAAAACAACAAAAAAACAAAAGCAAACAAGTGATCAAAAATTAGATGATGTTGTTTTAAGTAATCCAAAAACAATTATTAAAATATCTTTAAAAAATGCTGATGGTACATATACAGAATTAAACGATAATCAAAAAATTACAATTTCAGTAATGGATTCAATTCTAAAATATAACAAAGGATTTAAAGAAGCAATCTTAAATAAAACATACGCTGATCAAACTAATATTCGTGATTTACTAAGAGCTTATTTACAAAAAGAAACGCAAATTGATGAAAAATACAATCAAAAAACTTTCTTTAAAAACGATCAACGTTTTATTAATAAAAATCAAGCAAATCCAACAAGTACACCAGTTTATAATCACATTAATGAAAGTATTAATAATAAACAAGCAAATCATTTAAGAATTGGTCATTGAAACGTTTTACATCAAACTGGTTTAAACGATGCTAAAAATTATGCTTTAGCAAAAACAATTTTATTTAATAAATATGACATCATTGGTTTAACTGAAATTTGACCAGCTCAAGGCGATAATCAAGAACAAAATAATTTACCAGTAGCGTCAATTGTTAAATATATGAATCAACTAAGTGGATCAAATGATTATGATTTTGTAATTAGTGATAATCTTAAGGGTGATGAAAACGATAAATTAGCAACTAATAATCATACAAGTACTGAACGAATAGGTATTATTTACAACAAAAAGAAAGCTAATCCAATAGCGTTTGCAGACAATAAAATTGGTCATGTTTACTCAAATCCATTAGAAGATGGTAAATACGAAAAACAACAAACTAATTATTCACGTCCACCGTATGCAATTAAATTTGCTTCAGTTGGGGAAATTAAAAATGATTTTACACTAGTGTTTGCACACCTTGATAGTCCTGGAACTTATCCATCAGAAACAAAATATCAAAAGAAGGAACATTTACTAAAACGTACAGAATTAGTTAAAGAAAAAGCAATCTCATCAAACCAAATGATTAATAAATACGAACAAGGAAGTCGTGAAGTTGATGATGCTGAACGATTAGTTAAAGTTATGGAAGAAATTAAAAAAATCGATAACAATAAAGATGATGATTATTTCTTCATGGGTGATACTAATATTCGTTTACATAATCAACAATGAGTATTTAGAACATTCATTCAAAATGGTTATAGTAGTGTTTTTGCAGACAACGATTTATTTAAATCATCATTGAGTGGAAATCCTGGAGAATTTGCTAATTCATACGATAAAATCTTTTCGCAAGTTAATGGATTAACAATTTCTAATCCAAGTATTTATGATTTATGAAATGCATATGAAGATCAAATTGTTGATCAAGTATGATTAAAAAAAGTACGTGCACTAAACCCGCATGAATTCCATGATAAACTATTTTATATTCGAAACGATATTTCAGATCATGCGCCTACATATTTTGATTTAGGTTTAAATAAAGACGATTCTAAATAA
- a CDS encoding MSC_0618 family F1-like ATPase beta subunit — translation MNNGRVIKIWSDIVEVEFKNELPALNHLLTTHDGNTFLLVKRLVDATHARAIVVYASKELAINDVIVNTNKSFMVPVGNDAKNNIYNFWGNPLLKTDKKPQYVEMNSTILNERYVDKSVEIVETGIKAIDFFMPILKGYKLGIFGGAGVGKTVLMKEIIFNLNRHKQANSNIFIGSGERSREAIELYDELNASNLMPNSVMFISKMNEAPGARSSIVPIGITAAEYLRDQNKENVLLFIDNIYRFIQAENEVSTALGKKPSVGGYQSTLESDVTHVQNRLFKNKNGSITSFQTIFLPMDDLSDPSAVAVFNHLDGKLVLSRTQAAKNIFPAFDPLASSTNAIDPKIIGQRHYDAIIETKKVLKAYKDLEDVILILGFDELDAESKIIVKKALQLEMFFTQNFFMTEHFTKAPGQFVPLKETVESVIRILEGKYLKQNPESFAYIGSNKDIPQDN, via the coding sequence ATGAATAACGGCCGAGTTATAAAAATCTGATCAGATATTGTTGAAGTAGAATTTAAAAATGAATTACCTGCTTTAAATCATTTATTAACAACACATGATGGCAATACTTTCTTATTAGTAAAACGATTGGTTGATGCAACACATGCAAGAGCGATTGTTGTTTATGCATCAAAAGAATTAGCAATTAATGATGTTATTGTTAATACAAACAAAAGTTTTATGGTCCCAGTTGGAAATGATGCTAAAAATAACATTTACAACTTTTGAGGTAATCCTTTACTAAAAACTGATAAAAAACCACAATATGTAGAAATGAATTCAACAATTTTAAACGAACGTTATGTTGATAAAAGTGTTGAAATTGTTGAAACAGGAATTAAAGCAATCGATTTCTTTATGCCAATTCTAAAAGGATATAAATTAGGAATCTTTGGTGGTGCTGGGGTTGGTAAAACTGTTTTAATGAAAGAAATTATTTTTAACTTAAACAGACACAAACAAGCTAATTCAAATATTTTTATTGGTTCTGGTGAACGTTCACGTGAAGCAATCGAATTATATGATGAATTAAATGCTTCTAATCTAATGCCTAACTCAGTGATGTTCATTTCAAAAATGAACGAAGCTCCTGGAGCACGTAGTTCAATTGTGCCAATTGGAATTACAGCTGCTGAATATTTACGTGATCAAAATAAAGAAAACGTTTTATTATTCATTGATAATATTTATCGTTTTATTCAAGCTGAAAATGAAGTTTCAACAGCGTTAGGTAAAAAACCATCAGTTGGGGGTTATCAATCAACATTAGAAAGTGATGTTACTCACGTTCAAAATCGTTTATTTAAAAATAAAAATGGTTCAATCACTTCATTCCAAACTATTTTCTTACCAATGGATGATTTAAGTGATCCATCAGCTGTTGCTGTATTTAATCACTTAGATGGTAAATTAGTACTATCACGTACTCAAGCTGCTAAAAACATTTTCCCAGCATTTGATCCACTTGCTAGTTCAACAAACGCTATTGATCCTAAAATTATTGGTCAACGTCATTATGATGCAATTATTGAAACAAAAAAAGTTTTAAAAGCATATAAAGATTTAGAAGATGTAATCTTAATTTTAGGTTTTGATGAATTAGATGCTGAAAGCAAAATCATCGTTAAAAAAGCTTTACAATTAGAAATGTTCTTTACGCAAAACTTCTTTATGACAGAACACTTTACCAAAGCGCCTGGTCAATTTGTGCCATTAAAAGAAACTGTTGAAAGTGTTATTCGTATCTTAGAAGGTAAATATCTAAAACAAAATCCAGAAAGCTTTGCTTACATTGGATCTAATAAAGACATTCCACAAGATAATTAA
- the secG gene encoding preprotein translocase subunit SecG, producing the protein MALTIVLILFSVLALVIGLLLSRTSPSGGLSSLNGQDLEIFKKTKDRGWIKGLQVLMFLLTIVMILIIIFYRVS; encoded by the coding sequence ATGGCATTAACAATTGTTTTAATCTTGTTTAGCGTTTTAGCTTTAGTAATAGGATTATTATTATCAAGAACATCACCATCTGGTGGTTTATCAAGTTTAAATGGGCAAGATTTAGAAATTTTTAAGAAAACAAAAGACCGTGGCTGAATTAAAGGGCTACAAGTTTTAATGTTCTTATTAACAATTGTCATGATTTTAATAATAATTTTTTATAGAGTGAGCTAG
- a CDS encoding MSC_0619 family F1-like ATPase alpha subunit produces MQNTKANPRIKSIFNYIVTVSGIYDYQHHQIFVLKNDPTVKLFVISAKEDVAYLLISNEHANINIGDEIIETNREENVVTDLNYFGKIIDINNNFIWPKPLNNLPSAKIAQTNPAFGLAHNLMTVKTLNEQLNTGIVAIDLLIPIGKGQRELIIGDRQTGKTHIALNTIINQSRAGTKCIYVAIGQKRESLTTVYETLKAHDALKNTIIIDAPLTAYEQYLAPYIGMAHAENLSYQHDVLIVFDDLTKHANIIREMALLTNKPVGKEAMPSDVFFSHSSLLERAGSFKNRKTITALPILQTVDGDITSLISSNIISITDGQIVTSTDLFAAGKVPAINIDLSVSRTGSSVQSRMITKVAGEINKIFRQYKRHLKLAMLDYEFNKETSLLLHKGKLIDKMFLQKGFSLFSYRFIVLSTKLIAWGILKGVKDEQKAFMLLDYAINNYEDAQKAFNTISTTQNYDDKIMKNYFAFILKQYSDYLNLNWEVELEHSFIPLQNEFLMNVAKFLGDK; encoded by the coding sequence ATGCAAAACACTAAGGCAAACCCTCGTATTAAATCGATTTTTAACTATATTGTAACTGTTAGTGGAATCTATGATTATCAACATCATCAAATATTTGTTTTAAAAAATGATCCAACAGTAAAATTATTTGTTATTTCAGCAAAAGAAGATGTTGCTTATTTATTAATTAGTAATGAACATGCTAATATTAATATCGGCGATGAAATCATTGAAACAAATCGTGAAGAAAATGTTGTTACTGATTTAAATTATTTTGGGAAGATTATAGATATTAATAATAATTTTATTTGACCAAAACCACTTAATAATCTTCCATCAGCAAAAATTGCTCAAACTAATCCTGCATTTGGTTTAGCTCATAATTTAATGACAGTGAAAACTTTAAATGAACAATTAAATACTGGAATTGTAGCAATTGATTTATTAATTCCGATTGGCAAAGGACAAAGGGAATTGATTATTGGTGATCGTCAAACTGGAAAAACGCATATTGCTTTAAATACTATTATTAATCAAAGCCGTGCTGGCACAAAATGTATTTATGTAGCAATTGGTCAAAAACGTGAATCATTGACTACCGTTTATGAAACTTTAAAGGCTCATGACGCATTAAAAAACACAATTATTATCGATGCTCCTTTAACAGCATATGAACAATATTTAGCGCCATATATTGGAATGGCTCATGCTGAAAACTTATCTTATCAGCACGATGTGTTAATTGTATTTGATGATCTAACAAAACACGCTAATATTATTCGTGAAATGGCTTTATTAACAAATAAACCAGTTGGTAAAGAAGCAATGCCTTCAGATGTATTCTTCTCACATTCATCATTACTTGAACGTGCTGGTTCATTCAAAAATCGTAAAACAATTACTGCTTTACCAATTTTGCAGACAGTTGATGGAGATATTACTTCATTAATCTCTTCAAATATCATTTCTATTACTGATGGGCAAATTGTGACTTCAACTGATTTATTTGCTGCTGGTAAAGTTCCTGCTATTAATATTGATTTGTCTGTTTCAAGAACAGGTTCAAGTGTACAATCAAGAATGATTACTAAAGTAGCAGGTGAAATTAATAAAATTTTTAGACAATACAAACGTCATTTAAAATTAGCAATGTTAGATTATGAATTTAATAAAGAAACTAGCCTTTTATTACATAAAGGTAAATTAATAGATAAAATGTTTTTACAAAAAGGTTTCTCTTTATTTTCATACCGTTTTATTGTTTTAAGTACTAAGCTAATTGCTTGAGGCATTTTAAAAGGTGTTAAAGATGAACAAAAAGCATTTATGTTGTTAGATTATGCGATTAATAATTATGAAGATGCTCAAAAAGCATTCAATACTATTTCAACAACTCAAAATTATGATGATAAAATTATGAAAAACTACTTTGCTTTCATCCTAAAACAATACTCTGATTACTTAAATTTAAATTGAGAAGTTGAATTAGAACATAGTTTTATTCCTTTACAAAATGAGTTTTTAATGAATGTAGCAAAATTTTTAGGAGATAAATAA
- the rnr gene encoding ribonuclease R: MSDLTKQTIIEIISKEERPIPAAILAKKVLEKTPTLNKTNIYKLIDLLIEENTIKRLENNRLVLGYLDYEFDHEIKQGTITINSKGDGFIKEDGTEIEYYVNKKYLNGALKKDLVKFVKLKKEPKNNLEDAAVIEVVEHAKDHYVGQFVTLPNGGYYIVVDDPLFYLNISLKDTTGLVNGHKILFKIISQTTKDAVAELVHIIGHKNDVGSDILSIVYDNGIDPIFNPDVVDLASKLEFHVDEHQSKIRRSIIDREIVSIDPVGSKDIDDAVYVKKLNDNRYFLGVSIADVSFYVQPNTILDEDAFKRGTSTYLVDRVIPMLPHNISNNICSLNEGQFRMCVTCDMIIDKNGKICWQDVYPAIMKNYRQMSYDEVNDFFEEKSRFESATLTMKEMLLEAKELHHILRNKKIKDGYVDFDIKEPKIILNEQGVPVDIKIYERKTAQMMIEDFMIAANEAVTMFAEQQMSQTLKEFNLEMPFIYRVHDKPSIINLQKFEVEAKKLSFNISHDFENIQPNTISNWLKMNDNHANLPLISKLLLRSMAKASYEIINTGHFGLASENYTHFTSPIRRYPDLIVHRLLWMFVFDPQSYTDKQRTELVNKLKLITEESNKNEVIAVKTERDVNAAKFAEYMNLHIGKEFVGVVTTVSSFGLFVELENTIEGLIRIKNLKDDFYDFIPENMTLVGQKRNKVITVGNKVRVRVIEANKTTRKIDFELVAQ; the protein is encoded by the coding sequence ATGAGTGATTTAACGAAACAAACTATTATCGAAATAATTTCTAAAGAAGAGCGACCTATTCCAGCTGCGATTCTTGCTAAAAAAGTGTTAGAAAAAACACCAACATTAAATAAAACAAATATTTATAAACTAATTGATTTATTAATTGAAGAAAACACTATTAAAAGATTAGAAAATAACCGTTTAGTTCTTGGTTATTTAGATTATGAATTTGATCATGAAATAAAACAAGGTACAATTACAATCAATTCAAAGGGTGATGGCTTCATTAAAGAAGATGGCACTGAAATTGAATATTATGTTAACAAAAAATATTTAAATGGTGCTTTAAAAAAAGATTTAGTTAAATTTGTAAAACTAAAAAAAGAACCAAAAAACAATCTTGAAGATGCTGCTGTAATTGAAGTTGTTGAACATGCTAAAGATCATTATGTTGGTCAATTCGTTACTCTACCAAATGGTGGTTATTACATTGTCGTTGATGATCCTTTATTTTATTTAAATATAAGTTTAAAAGACACAACTGGCTTAGTTAATGGCCATAAAATTCTTTTTAAAATCATTTCACAAACAACAAAAGACGCAGTTGCTGAACTAGTACATATAATCGGTCATAAAAACGACGTTGGTTCTGATATTTTATCAATCGTTTATGATAATGGAATTGATCCTATTTTTAATCCAGATGTTGTTGATTTAGCTTCTAAATTAGAATTTCATGTTGATGAACATCAAAGTAAAATTCGACGTTCTATAATTGATCGTGAAATTGTTTCAATTGATCCAGTTGGTTCAAAAGATATTGATGATGCAGTTTATGTTAAAAAACTAAATGATAATCGTTATTTTTTAGGTGTTTCAATTGCTGATGTTAGTTTTTATGTTCAGCCAAATACTATTTTAGATGAAGACGCTTTTAAAAGAGGTACATCAACTTATTTAGTTGATCGTGTTATTCCAATGTTGCCTCACAATATATCTAATAATATTTGTTCATTAAATGAAGGTCAATTTCGAATGTGTGTAACATGCGATATGATAATTGATAAAAATGGCAAAATTTGTTGACAAGATGTTTATCCTGCAATCATGAAAAACTATCGTCAAATGTCATATGATGAAGTTAATGATTTTTTTGAAGAAAAATCACGTTTTGAATCAGCAACGTTAACAATGAAAGAAATGTTGCTAGAAGCAAAAGAACTACACCATATTTTAAGAAATAAAAAAATTAAAGATGGTTATGTTGATTTTGATATTAAAGAACCAAAAATAATCTTAAATGAGCAAGGTGTTCCAGTTGATATTAAAATCTATGAACGTAAAACTGCTCAGATGATGATTGAAGATTTTATGATTGCTGCTAATGAAGCTGTGACAATGTTCGCTGAACAACAAATGAGTCAAACACTAAAAGAATTTAATTTAGAAATGCCTTTTATTTATCGTGTACATGACAAACCTTCAATTATTAATTTACAAAAATTTGAAGTTGAAGCTAAAAAATTAAGTTTTAATATTTCACATGATTTTGAAAATATTCAACCTAACACTATTTCTAATTGATTAAAAATGAATGATAATCATGCTAATTTACCACTAATTAGTAAACTATTATTACGTTCAATGGCTAAAGCTTCATATGAAATTATTAATACTGGTCACTTTGGTTTAGCATCAGAAAATTACACACACTTTACTTCACCAATCCGGCGTTACCCTGATTTAATTGTGCATCGTTTATTATGAATGTTTGTTTTTGATCCTCAAAGTTATACAGATAAACAACGAACTGAATTAGTTAATAAATTAAAATTAATTACTGAAGAATCAAATAAAAATGAAGTCATTGCTGTTAAAACAGAACGTGATGTTAACGCTGCTAAGTTTGCAGAATACATGAATTTACATATTGGTAAAGAATTTGTAGGTGTAGTTACTACTGTTTCTAGTTTTGGGCTTTTTGTTGAACTTGAAAATACAATTGAAGGTTTAATTAGAATTAAAAATTTAAAAGATGATTTTTATGATTTTATTCCTGAAAATATGACATTAGTTGGTCAAAAAAGAAATAAAGTCATTACTGTTGGTAATAAAGTGCGTGTTCGTGTTATTGAAGCTAATAAAACAACAAGAAAAATTGATTTTGAATTAGTTGCTCAATAA
- a CDS encoding ABC transporter ATP-binding protein: MKSAWKVLLGKHKLLFSFILLLNLIQVLLVIGSPLLLSILNNGTYASTTADAFIYGGILIAMAIGWAIFSIFTNYVSTIFQTIVESRLQMKIFEKTMFLTYADKQKFSQSILLTTSVKDVEELSKTIIFLTRPVIMGIFYFIGAIALLFVISGNLWQVPLTVVLMALSTIVVFIVVSKFNAKNWNKMRNANDELAKTSLENVNGVKVIRSFLLDAFFLTKLDFKWKDNVSKSIIANRVSKVSIAIVIFIIYIITPVVLIIGICTNSMKATNILSIMQSTNLLVLGIAMIGFGSEQYFRATVSIKRINDLIYYKNKITYKGTKEIVNNNIEFRNVSFRYENSKKWVLKNVSFSIKDTDRVGIIGTTGAGKSTLLKLLMHQLEPTSGGIFVDNIALKEIKKTSLQHAFSVNEQVPSLFYGTIRENILFGLKNISDDQIDQAITIAQAKDFIETKEDKLESMVAQRAQNLSGGQKQRLAMSRALLRDARTLILDDSTSALDMITEKKFLTALKQQTKFKNSIIIAQRISNILDCDKIIVMDKGKIVGIGDNDTLLKTCAIYKDIYQQQINGGSKHESTVSNN, encoded by the coding sequence ATGAAAAGTGCTTGAAAAGTTTTACTTGGAAAACATAAATTATTGTTTTCTTTTATTTTGTTATTAAATTTAATCCAAGTTTTATTAGTAATTGGTTCACCCCTTTTATTATCAATTCTTAATAATGGAACTTATGCATCAACAACTGCTGACGCTTTCATTTATGGTGGTATTTTAATTGCTATGGCGATTGGTTGAGCGATATTTTCGATTTTTACAAACTATGTTTCAACAATTTTTCAAACAATTGTTGAGAGTCGTTTGCAAATGAAAATTTTTGAAAAAACAATGTTTTTAACTTATGCTGACAAACAAAAATTTAGCCAATCTATTTTATTAACAACTTCTGTAAAAGACGTTGAAGAACTTTCAAAAACAATTATTTTTTTAACAAGACCAGTGATTATGGGAATTTTTTATTTCATTGGTGCGATCGCATTATTATTTGTTATTAGTGGTAATTTATGACAAGTACCACTGACTGTTGTTCTAATGGCATTATCAACAATTGTTGTTTTTATAGTTGTTTCAAAATTTAATGCTAAAAACTGAAATAAAATGCGTAATGCTAACGATGAATTAGCAAAAACATCATTAGAAAATGTTAATGGTGTAAAAGTCATTCGTTCATTTTTATTAGATGCATTTTTTTTAACAAAATTAGATTTTAAATGAAAAGATAATGTTTCTAAATCAATTATTGCCAATCGAGTTAGCAAGGTAAGTATTGCTATTGTTATCTTTATTATTTATATTATTACCCCTGTTGTTTTAATTATTGGAATTTGTACTAATTCTATGAAAGCAACAAACATTTTATCAATTATGCAATCAACTAACTTGTTAGTTTTAGGAATTGCTATGATTGGGTTTGGTAGTGAACAATATTTTAGAGCTACAGTAAGTATTAAAAGAATTAATGATTTAATCTATTACAAAAACAAAATTACTTACAAAGGTACTAAAGAAATTGTTAATAATAATATTGAATTTAGAAATGTAAGTTTTAGATATGAAAATTCTAAAAAATGAGTTTTAAAAAATGTTTCTTTTTCAATTAAAGATACTGATCGTGTAGGGATTATTGGAACTACAGGAGCTGGTAAATCAACATTGCTTAAATTATTAATGCACCAATTAGAACCAACTAGTGGCGGAATTTTTGTTGATAATATTGCTTTAAAAGAAATTAAAAAAACTAGCTTACAACATGCTTTTAGTGTAAACGAACAAGTTCCTTCCCTTTTCTATGGTACGATTCGTGAAAACATATTATTTGGTTTAAAAAATATTAGTGATGATCAAATTGATCAAGCAATTACAATTGCTCAAGCTAAAGATTTTATTGAAACTAAAGAAGATAAATTAGAATCTATGGTAGCACAAAGAGCTCAAAACCTATCAGGTGGTCAAAAACAACGTTTAGCAATGTCAAGAGCATTGCTACGTGATGCTAGAACTTTAATTTTAGATGATTCAACTAGTGCATTAGATATGATTACTGAGAAAAAATTCTTAACAGCTTTAAAACAACAAACTAAGTTTAAAAACTCAATTATTATTGCCCAAAGAATTAGTAATATTTTAGATTGTGACAAGATTATTGTAATGGATAAAGGAAAAATTGTTGGTATTGGCGATAATGACACATTACTTAAAACTTGTGCAATTTATAAAGATATTTATCAACAACAAATAAATGGAGGTTCAAAACATGAATCAACAGTCTCAAACAATTAA